The genome window TAACGACACAGCTAGTCCAAACGACATTGACTGGAACACCGACAGTTGTTAGATGCAGGTGTGGAAAGGTCTGCAAAAACCTCAGAGGCCTACGAATCCACCAAGCCAGAACTGTGTGTGGTCAGAGAACTGAACAGCAACAGCGCGCAGGTTTGATCCCTGGTGAGACGCAGGAGGATCCTAGTCAGGTCACAACCCATAGTACTGGGGACCTCTCCGCTGCTGAACAGCTCACTGCCCAGACAAGGAGTGCTACTTCGACACTACCAGGCGAGATGAAGGATGAAGAGGACCCGCTTCTGGAATTACTAAGAGAAGAAGAACAAACTGAGCAAATACACGACCTGCCGCAGCCCAAAGCCAATCAGGCCGCAGTGGAACAACGACAACCAATTGACTGGCCGAAGACCACAGACAAAAGAGCCTGGAACGACTTAGACAAGGAGCTAGATGCCATACTGACATCCACCATGCAAGGACCAGTAGATAGGAAGTTAAAGTGCATGACAACTCTAGTCTACACGGTGGCTAAGGAGCGATTTGGCACCAAGAAAACACGTCGACCAAAGCCCCAGCAGACACCCAACAGGAGACAGAGTCGCATGAAACAGATTAGAGGAGAGCTGAAGAGCCTCAACAAGGCATACAAGAAGGCAAGTCAAGAAGAGAGATTGGGCCTCCAGGAGCTACGAGACATTCTCAGGAAAGAGCTACAGACTTTAAGGAAGGCTGAGAATGCGAGAACGGCGAAAAGAAGAAGGGCACAAAAGAGAGCGGAGTTTGTATCTAACCCATACAAATTTTCCAAGCAACTTCTGGACAAAGAAAGGTCAGGCCAATTAGAAACCAGTATGGCAGACATCAAGGAACACCTCAGACAGGTTCACTCAGATCCAGACAGGTTAATACCACTCGGGGATTGCCCAAGACTAGAACATGTCGTACCCCCAACATCCCCACTGGAATGTAAAGAGCCCTCGCTCTTAGAGGTGAAAGAAGTTGTGAGGAAAGCGAGAATGGGATCAGCCCCAGGACCAAACAAGATACCATACAAGGTCTACAAGATGTGCCCTCTCCTGCTACGTAGACTATGGAACCTACTTAAGGTGATCTGGAGGAAGGGGATAATACCTGATGAGTGGCTACATGCCGAAGGTATATTTACTCCAAAGGAGAAGAACTCCAAACACATTAGCCAGTTCAGAACAATATCTTTGCTAAACGTGGAAGGCAAGATATTCTTCGCCATCTTATCCAGAAGACTGACAACCTACCTTACCACAAATGGGTACATTGATACGACAGTCCAGAAGGGTGGAGTGCCAGGCTTCTCAGGGTGTGTTGAGCATACCAGTGCAATCAGCCAGCTCATTAGAGAAGCAAAGGTGAACAAATCAGACCTGACTGTAGTATGGCTAGACCTTGCAAACGCCTAAGGATCTATTCCACATAAGCTCATCGAATCAGCCCTCCAGTACTACCATATCCCTGAACACATTCAAGGGATGATCAATGCGTACTTCAGTGGAATGAAACTGCGCTTCATGGTTGGCGAGAAGATGACAGCTTGGCAGAGACTGGAGAAGG of Dreissena polymorpha isolate Duluth1 chromosome 15, UMN_Dpol_1.0, whole genome shotgun sequence contains these proteins:
- the LOC127859608 gene encoding uncharacterized protein LOC127859608, with product MTTKNSLVTLGETGDPQEQPGPGHNGLAPLSARTEQQQRAGLIPGETQEDPSQVTTHSTGDLSAAEQLTAQTRSATSTLPGEMKDEEDPLLELLREEEQTEQIHDLPQPKANQAAVEQRQPIDWPKTTDKRAWNDLDKELDAILTSTMQGPVDRKLKCMTTLVYTVAKERFGTKKTRRPKPQQTPNRRQSRMKQIRGELKSLNKAYKKASQEERLGLQELRDILRKELQTLRKAENARTAKRRRAQKRAEFVSNPYKFSKQLLDKERSGQLETSMADIKEHLRQVHSDPDRLIPLGDCPRLEHVVPPTSPLECKEPSLLEVKEVVRKARMGSAPGPNKIPYKVYKMCPLLLRRLWNLLKVIWRKGIIPDEWLHAEGIFTPKEKNSKHISQFRTISLLNVEGKIFFAILSRRLTTYLTTNGYIDTTVQKGGVPGFSGCVEHTSAISQLIREAKVNKSDLTVVWLDLANA